A stretch of the Terriglobia bacterium genome encodes the following:
- a CDS encoding S41 family peptidase: protein MSRVTKTVLLVISLALVSFTIAGGLGVKASTGDGAYRQLGVYSEVLSRIRSDYVEEPNIALVTDGALHGLLESLDANSSYLNPEQYKQYKALNESKGTIGAAISKRFGYAAVVSVVPGGPADKANIEAGDIFEAIEGKSSRDMSLAEIHGILSGTPGSAVNVSVVRPRKAQPDKVSIVREIVKEPAVSAKMMDDGVGYIRPDGFPKGRAQEIAAKIKELQKEGAKKFVLDLRNSGNGDEQEGIATANLFINHGLITYVQGQKYPRQNFDADPAKAVTTAPLVVVVNRSTAGPAEIIASSILETARGDVVGDKTFGTGSIQKLIELPDSSALILSVAKYYTPSGKAIQDTAVTPNILVADNFDDLNGPDDETDNNQPEVKKTNQPDEQLRRAIEVLKSKDQKTATAAAAAHAA, encoded by the coding sequence ATGTCCAGAGTCACGAAAACAGTTTTGCTGGTCATCTCGCTGGCGTTGGTGTCATTCACGATAGCGGGCGGACTGGGAGTGAAGGCCTCCACCGGCGACGGCGCCTACCGTCAACTCGGGGTCTACAGTGAAGTTCTCTCGCGCATCCGCAGCGACTACGTCGAAGAGCCGAACATCGCGCTCGTCACTGACGGCGCGTTGCACGGTTTGCTGGAGTCGCTCGACGCTAACTCCAGCTACCTGAATCCCGAGCAATACAAACAGTACAAGGCGCTCAACGAGTCCAAGGGCACCATCGGCGCTGCCATCAGCAAGCGCTTTGGCTATGCCGCTGTCGTCTCCGTGGTTCCAGGCGGACCGGCGGATAAGGCGAACATCGAGGCGGGAGACATCTTCGAGGCAATCGAAGGCAAGAGTTCGCGCGACATGTCGCTGGCCGAGATCCATGGCATCCTCAGCGGCACGCCGGGTTCCGCCGTCAACGTCTCCGTCGTGCGTCCGCGTAAGGCTCAGCCTGACAAGGTTTCCATTGTTCGCGAGATCGTGAAGGAGCCTGCGGTCAGCGCCAAGATGATGGACGACGGCGTTGGCTACATCCGGCCTGACGGTTTCCCCAAGGGCCGCGCGCAGGAAATCGCTGCCAAGATCAAGGAACTGCAGAAGGAAGGCGCGAAGAAGTTCGTACTCGACCTGCGCAACTCCGGCAACGGTGACGAGCAGGAAGGCATTGCGACCGCGAACCTGTTCATCAACCACGGCCTCATAACCTATGTGCAGGGCCAGAAGTATCCGCGCCAGAACTTCGATGCCGATCCGGCAAAGGCAGTCACGACCGCGCCGCTTGTCGTGGTCGTGAACCGCAGCACCGCCGGTCCGGCCGAGATTATTGCCAGCTCGATTCTCGAGACCGCTCGCGGCGACGTTGTCGGTGATAAAACCTTCGGCACCGGTTCGATCCAGAAGCTGATCGAACTGCCTGATAGCTCAGCCTTGATTCTCTCGGTCGCGAAATACTACACCCCGTCAGGCAAGGCCATCCAGGATACGGCCGTTACGCCCAACATCCTGGTCGCCGACAACTTCGACGACTTGAACGGCCCCGATGACGAGACCGACAACAATCAACCGGAAGTAAAGAAAACCAACCAGCCCGACGAGCAACTGCGCCGCGCCATCGAAGTCCTGAAGAGCAAGGACCAGAAGACCGCCACGGCAGCAGCCGCCGCTCACGCCGCTTAA
- a CDS encoding aldo/keto reductase, translated as MSAKNESKESRPASKSGTFAIGGELPVHRLGFGTMRLTGPGIWGEPADCKEAIAVLRRALDLGINLLDTADSYGPYVAEELIREALHPYPAGLVIATKAGLLRTGPNSWTPLGRPEYLRQECEMSLRRLKLDRIDLFQLHRIDPNVPADDQFGLLRDLQKEGKIRFVGLSEASVAEIQAARRVVSIVTVQNLYNLTERKYEDVLQYCTRENLGFIPWFPLATGNLAATGSPVQRAAERAGAQPSQVALAWLLRKSPVMLPIPGTSKVKHLEENTKAALLQLDDAFMDELENVKSPGKAA; from the coding sequence ATGAGCGCAAAGAACGAATCCAAAGAATCCAGGCCTGCTTCCAAAAGCGGGACGTTTGCGATCGGTGGTGAACTTCCGGTGCACCGGTTGGGTTTCGGTACCATGCGACTCACTGGGCCCGGCATCTGGGGCGAACCGGCGGATTGCAAAGAGGCTATCGCTGTTTTGCGCCGAGCGCTCGACCTCGGAATCAATTTGCTCGATACCGCCGATTCCTACGGACCTTATGTCGCAGAGGAACTTATCCGTGAGGCTCTTCATCCTTATCCAGCCGGGTTGGTCATTGCGACCAAGGCAGGACTGCTTCGAACCGGGCCAAATTCCTGGACTCCGCTTGGCCGCCCCGAATACCTTCGGCAGGAATGCGAAATGAGCCTCCGTCGGTTGAAGCTCGACCGCATCGACTTGTTTCAACTTCATCGAATCGACCCTAACGTACCCGCGGACGATCAATTCGGCCTCCTGCGCGATCTTCAGAAGGAGGGCAAGATACGTTTCGTCGGGCTTTCCGAGGCTAGTGTCGCTGAAATCCAGGCAGCGCGTCGCGTCGTCTCCATCGTAACCGTACAAAACCTCTACAACCTCACAGAACGGAAATACGAGGACGTGCTGCAGTACTGCACGCGTGAAAATCTCGGATTCATCCCTTGGTTCCCGCTCGCCACCGGCAACCTCGCTGCAACAGGCAGCCCGGTTCAACGCGCCGCCGAGCGCGCCGGAGCGCAACCCTCGCAGGTGGCACTGGCCTGGCTGCTCAGGAAATCCCCCGTTATGCTCCCGATCCCCGGGACATCGAAAGTGAAGCACCTCGAGGAGAACACCAAGGCGGCGCTTCTGCAGTTGGATGATGCGTTCATGGACGAGTTGGAAAACGTAAAGTCACCCGGCAAGGCCGCTTGA